Genomic DNA from Bacteroidales bacterium:
TGATATTTGGTGCCGAGGTGTAGATTTATGGTCGAATAGCTTGACAAGAGACACAACATCCTGGGATAGCCCTACTAATGTTACCTATGGCAGCGATGCCACCTTTCAGGCGCATCTTTTCATTATGGCCAACCGAACCTTCCGCGATATCCATGGCAACTTTATTATTCCGTTTTCCTATCAGCAAATGAGCGTTTATGATCCATCAGAACCGGTGCAATACAAATACATTCCCGATTTCAAATTCCATGAATCCATATTCTGGTATTTCGACGTCAACGAAGCCACATCTGCAGTAGAGGAATTAGTTACTGTTTCGCAAACTATGCCAAACCCGGCTAACTCAGTTGCACGTTTCCACGTTACTCTGGCCGAAGCTGCCACAGTGAACGTTGCCGTTACCAACATGATGGGACAAACCGTTCAGGCATTGCCCGCAAACAGATTGCAGGCTGGCATCAACGAAATGCAAATTAATGTTTCTAACCTTTCTTCAGGTGTGTATTTCTACACCGTTGAAGCCGGAAAAGAAGCTGTAACCAGGAAAATGATCGTGAAGTAAGCGCGGGGAGCATGGCGCATGGCGCTATGAGTAAGGTTCCTGACGGCCGACTGCCGACTGGTGGTTACCGACTGAAGTTTGCGACCTGCCGACTGATGGCTGAAGACTGCGACCTGCCGACTGATGGCTGCGGACTGCGGACTGAGAACTGCGGACTGCGATCTGCAGATTTTTTTATTTTCAAAAGCGGATCAATTTTTGCAACACAACTCAAGTTATTTCTATATTTGCTGGCTGTTAGAAATGCTTAGAAAGGTTGTTTTATTAATAAATTTATTCATTAAATCATTTAAAGTTATGAAAAGGATTCTACTTTTTACATTAGCAATGACGCTGGGTTTCGCTGTAATGGCGCAACAGGCACGCGTTAAATCGAATGTGGTGAGCCAAAAGGCAAACTTTGCTGAAGAAGTTGCCTATGCACCCACCAACAATGGTACTGTTGGGATGGATTACAAAATCCACAAACCGGCAGTTTACAAATCTACGGATGTCGTGTCGATTATTCCCATTGGCACTTCTGTAAATGGTTTTAGCTACGGCTATGGCGGCGGACAAAAATCGATACTTGCTGCCAACAACGACATCAACACCATTACGCACGTGCACCGCATGGGCGGCGCGCTCGATCCGGACGGTTATTCCGGCGACCTGGGCTACGACATTTCCACCGATGGTGGCGTTACCTGGACAAACATGGTAGAGTTTTACACTGCTACCAACAATGCCGGCGGTAGTTATTTTACAGATGCTGCCCGTTATCCCAATCATGGTATCTTTAATCCCGCTGGCAACACCGATCCCAACAATGCGTATGTTAGTTATCTTGCTCCGACGCTCGATGGCTCCAATAGCAGCGACTCCTGGGGTGGCTATGGCTGGGGACGCGCCAGCATTGGCGATATAACCGATACCACCAAGCATCTGGAAACTTCCAAGCCCGCCGACAATCTCTTCCAATACACGCCTGATGGCTACACCACTACCGGCAACGGTCATTTCTGGTCGAGCGACCTCAACCAGGACTGGCGAAGCGGTGCAGTGGTTTTTCTCAACGAGGTGATCGTTAATCATGGCGTTTGGAATGAATCCATCATGGATTTTGACTACGAACAGTATACCTTAGAGTGTATTTTAGAACCTGGCGTAACGCGTCCTGCCCAATCTAAAGTTGAGTTTTCTCCCGATGGACAAATCGGATATTATGCTGTACTTGCTGATAATGGTGAGATCGACATCAGCAAAGGCGTGTCGTACTTCCCCATCATCTGGCGTACCGAAGATGCTGGCTTAACCTGGAGTGATGCCATTTCTGTAGCTCTGGCTGGCGATGATGGAATTGCCGGCGTATTAAATTATCTGAGTGATACAGAAATTGGTGAGCTTTTTAACCCGCCGTTGCCTGAACGCGAAGAAATCCCATTTACCACCGCCTTCGATTTTGACCTGAGCGTCGATACATACGGGAACCCTCAAATTGCTGTTATCGTTGGCGTAACAGGAAGTACTCCTTACAGTATTTCTACCGGAATTTCGCCCTCCTCGAGATATGCTTTTACAAGTGCATTCCTGCTCTCGTCGATGGACAAAGGAAACGAAGGTTCATGGGTTGGTTATCCGCTCGGTCGCCCTGTGTCATTCCGCGGCAACTTTGGCGACAACTCTGAAGACAACCGTATTCAGATTGCACGTACCCACGACGGCTCCAAAATGTTTGTGGCATGGCTCGATACCGACACTACCATTTCGGGCGAAAACAATGCTCCAGATATTTGGACCCGTGGTGTTGATGTTATCAACCATACTTACACCGTAGATCCCGAAGGTGCTAATCCTGATCGTCCCGTTAACGTAACCTGGGGCTCATCGGCTACTTTCTCTGCCTATTTCTTCGCTATGGGCAATGAAGTCCTCGAAGATGGCAACGGCAACTATACCATTCCATTTACTTATCAGGAAATGTTGTCGATAAACGATCCGGTACAATACCAGTATATTCAGGATTTTAGCTTCAATGATGCTGATTTTATTATTGTGGGAATGGAAGAAAAACCTGTCGTGCAAAAGGTTGCTGCCACCGTATCCCAAACCTCACCCAACCCGGCCATGGGTCAGGCGCGTTTCAGCGTAACGCTCCCGCAGACCATGCAGGTGAAGGTGATGCTTGTAAATATGATGGGACAAACCGTACAAACTTTGCCCGCACGTACACTGCAGGCGGGTGCCAATGAAATAACACTTGATGTTTCCAGCTTACCGGCTGGTGTTTATTTCTACACCGTAGAAGCCGG
This window encodes:
- a CDS encoding T9SS type A sorting domain-containing protein, coding for MKRILLFTLAMTLGFAVMAQQARVKSNVVSQKANFAEEVAYAPTNNGTVGMDYKIHKPAVYKSTDVVSIIPIGTSVNGFSYGYGGGQKSILAANNDINTITHVHRMGGALDPDGYSGDLGYDISTDGGVTWTNMVEFYTATNNAGGSYFTDAARYPNHGIFNPAGNTDPNNAYVSYLAPTLDGSNSSDSWGGYGWGRASIGDITDTTKHLETSKPADNLFQYTPDGYTTTGNGHFWSSDLNQDWRSGAVVFLNEVIVNHGVWNESIMDFDYEQYTLECILEPGVTRPAQSKVEFSPDGQIGYYAVLADNGEIDISKGVSYFPIIWRTEDAGLTWSDAISVALAGDDGIAGVLNYLSDTEIGELFNPPLPEREEIPFTTAFDFDLSVDTYGNPQIAVIVGVTGSTPYSISTGISPSSRYAFTSAFLLSSMDKGNEGSWVGYPLGRPVSFRGNFGDNSEDNRIQIARTHDGSKMFVAWLDTDTTISGENNAPDIWTRGVDVINHTYTVDPEGANPDRPVNVTWGSSATFSAYFFAMGNEVLEDGNGNYTIPFTYQEMLSINDPVQYQYIQDFSFNDADFIIVGMEEKPVVQKVAATVSQTSPNPAMGQARFSVTLPQTMQVKVMLVNMMGQTVQTLPARTLQAGANEITLDVSSLPAGVYFYTVEAGSETITKKMIVK